A region from the Cannabis sativa cultivar Pink pepper isolate KNU-18-1 chromosome 9, ASM2916894v1, whole genome shotgun sequence genome encodes:
- the LOC133031274 gene encoding uncharacterized protein LOC133031274, with the protein MGNLEWHEAGCGFGVQWLVGGGNGRRSRIPTSVSDEGVQTFQKKGKLCLRFTGPFEILKKVGLVAYRLALSLTLLAGHNMFHVSILRISILDPTHVLSYENLELQLDLSYEEQSVHILDRKDKVLRNRTITLVKVLWKNTKVEEATWELESNMRAQYPELFMLDFEDKILFTRG; encoded by the exons atggGTAACTTAGAGTGGCATGAGGCTGGTTGTGGGTTTGGAGTGCAGTGGCTTGTTGGAGGTGGGAATG GTAGGAGATCACGTATTCCTACGAgtgtctccgatgaaggggtTCAAACGTTTCAAAAAAAGGGCAAGTTATGCCTTAGGTTCACAGGGCCTTTTGAGATTCTCAAAAAGGTTGGACTAGTAGCGTATCGTCTAGCCTTGTCTCTAACACTTTTAGCAGGTCACAACATGTTTCATGTCTCTATTTTACGAATATCCATTTTAGATCCCACTCATGTGCTGAGCTATGAGAACCTAGAACTTCAGCTGGATTTATCATACGAGGAACAATCAGTTCATATTTTAGACAGGaaagataaagtccttcgaaacAGGACCATAACTTTGGTCAAGGTGCTCTGGAAAAACACTaaagtggaggaagccacctgggagttggagtctAACATGAGGGCTCAATATCCAGAATTATTCATGTTAGATTTTGAGGATAAAATCCTTTTCAcaaggggataa